The proteins below come from a single Ruegeria sp. THAF33 genomic window:
- a CDS encoding MarC family protein, whose product MESTLAVGFFGALFAIMNPVSNLPVFLSVTQDLPAADQRKIAVKTVIYCLILGGAFALVGSQALGLFGISVNHLRVAGGLVVMMIGLNMLNGNESTSHHGTKGEKEAYPETDTVAFYPLAFPILVGPGTITTLVLYAHQVKTTVEAFVFMGVFLVVVGLLLITFWNAAWLAERLSSNARVIMSRFMGMILAAIAVSMIADGLKALLPGLA is encoded by the coding sequence ATGGAATCCACGCTTGCTGTCGGTTTTTTCGGCGCATTGTTTGCCATCATGAACCCGGTTTCCAACCTGCCGGTGTTTCTGAGCGTCACTCAGGATCTGCCTGCTGCCGACCAGCGCAAGATTGCGGTGAAGACGGTGATCTATTGCCTGATCCTTGGCGGTGCCTTTGCGCTGGTCGGAAGTCAGGCGCTTGGCCTTTTTGGCATCAGCGTCAATCACCTGCGCGTCGCCGGCGGCCTGGTCGTTATGATGATCGGCCTCAACATGCTGAACGGAAACGAAAGCACCTCTCATCATGGAACAAAAGGAGAGAAGGAAGCTTACCCCGAAACCGATACGGTCGCCTTTTACCCGCTGGCCTTTCCCATTCTTGTGGGCCCCGGCACGATAACCACCCTGGTCCTGTACGCACATCAGGTTAAAACCACGGTCGAGGCTTTTGTTTTTATGGGAGTATTTCTTGTCGTGGTCGGTCTGCTTCTGATCACGTTCTGGAACGCCGCCTGGCTGGCTGAACGCCTGTCCAGCAACGCGCGCGTGATCATGAGCCGCTTCATGGGTATGATCCTTGCCGCCATTGCCGTCAGCATGATCGCAGACGGGCTCAAGGCGCTTTTGCCCGGGCTGGCCTGA
- a CDS encoding cell wall hydrolase, with amino-acid sequence MLRYIMAVATMAATVLPSASFAEREAIDTAKKELVARSELPAQSFRDYFKLFQPRKAAKPVEVTYSKDWLDQQPKATGDENWKCLSEALYFEARGESVRGQFAVAEVILNRVKSSRFPSSLCGVIRQGTGKKYQCQFTYTCDGRKEVIHEKKAYERVSKVARAAIDGIGHELTEGATHYHTTAVRPSWSRVYKQTARIGVHIFYRHNYRTASN; translated from the coding sequence ATGCTACGTTACATAATGGCTGTTGCCACAATGGCGGCAACCGTGCTGCCGAGTGCGTCCTTCGCCGAGAGGGAAGCAATTGATACTGCAAAGAAAGAACTTGTCGCCCGCAGCGAATTGCCGGCGCAAAGCTTTCGCGACTATTTCAAACTGTTCCAGCCGCGCAAGGCGGCCAAACCTGTTGAAGTAACATACTCCAAGGACTGGCTTGACCAACAGCCCAAGGCGACCGGTGACGAAAACTGGAAGTGCCTGTCCGAGGCGCTGTACTTCGAAGCGCGAGGCGAAAGCGTGCGTGGTCAGTTTGCGGTGGCCGAGGTCATTCTGAACCGGGTCAAAAGCAGCCGCTTTCCAAGTTCACTGTGTGGTGTGATCCGCCAGGGCACCGGCAAGAAATACCAGTGCCAGTTCACCTATACATGTGACGGTCGCAAAGAGGTCATCCACGAGAAGAAAGCGTATGAGCGCGTGTCCAAGGTCGCTCGGGCGGCCATTGATGGTATCGGCCATGAGCTGACCGAAGGGGCGACGCACTACCACACGACCGCGGTTCGGCCATCTTGGTCGCGGGTCTATAAACAGACTGCGCGGATCGGTGTGCACATTTTCTACCGCCACAACTATCGGACAGCGAGCAACTGA
- a CDS encoding putative PEP-binding protein: protein MQNNPHTTLITSDAPVTAHTHGGRAKCLQRLVRLDLPVPRTVALSFDAVHQIAEGDVPNLDAILEQFDPTTLLCVRPSSEDPDWGGPGAVLNIGMNDARYVDLSDTMGAEAAAALYLRFVQSYAIHVARLDADVFDDIDMDGSEGLRHSLRAYEDETDEAFPQDRGEQLIGVLRSMARAWDGTSARLLRQAKGAPADAGLGLVIQEMIPGVGQGECGSGVLQLVDSTTGMPQITGRYLSQSQGRDALGEDVAALFLEKDPRGPSLEEVAPKAFAELKEQAALMREKLREEMQVEFVIQNGKVHILDGVRVQRTSRAAMRIAVRLAEDGIIPPQEAVMRVDPHALNELLHRQVHPEARRDVLTTAIGASPGASTGKIVFTSAEAQASAARGEACVLVRRETSPEDVRGMHAAVAVLTEKGGMTSHAAVIGRGLGLPCIVGASDMRFQTKKKMLTAPDGRVFKTGDVLTIDGSSGQVLAGQPAMLEAALDDCFQTLMAWADAERDIDIRANADTPADAQTARNFQAQGIGLCRTEHMFFEPGRLIVMREMIFAQTSSGRAAVLERLLPMQREDFVQLFRIMEGQPVCIRLFDPPLHEFLPTTRSGQRELAEALDLPVSDVERRVNAMTEYNPMLGLRGVRLGVTVPEIYDMQARAIFEATLDARKNGAPVVPEVMIPLVSAKREVELVKSRIDSVAAAVASERGQEFEYRLGVMVETPRACLRAEEIAPQTAFMSFGTNDLTQMTYGLSRDDAGRFMSAYVRQGVFGEDPFHVLDPDGVGELLKLGAERGRAAKPDVTLSVCGEHGGNPESIAICRDLGFDYVSCSPFRVPVARLAAAQLAISSRLGG, encoded by the coding sequence GTGCAGAATAATCCGCATACCACGCTCATTACATCCGATGCGCCGGTCACGGCCCATACCCATGGCGGGCGGGCCAAGTGTCTGCAGCGGCTGGTCCGACTGGACCTGCCGGTGCCCCGGACCGTCGCCTTGTCGTTTGATGCGGTCCATCAGATTGCGGAAGGCGACGTTCCGAACCTTGACGCGATCCTTGAGCAATTCGATCCCACGACCTTGCTGTGCGTCCGACCAAGTTCTGAAGATCCCGATTGGGGTGGGCCCGGTGCGGTTCTAAACATTGGCATGAATGATGCCCGCTATGTGGACCTGTCCGATACCATGGGGGCAGAGGCCGCTGCTGCGCTGTATCTCAGGTTCGTTCAAAGCTATGCGATCCACGTGGCGCGGCTGGACGCGGATGTGTTCGATGACATCGACATGGATGGCAGCGAAGGCCTGCGCCATTCCCTGCGCGCGTACGAAGATGAAACGGACGAAGCCTTCCCGCAGGACCGGGGTGAGCAGTTGATCGGGGTTTTACGCTCGATGGCCCGTGCATGGGACGGGACATCCGCCCGGCTGCTGCGGCAGGCCAAGGGGGCCCCGGCAGATGCCGGTCTTGGGCTTGTCATTCAAGAGATGATCCCGGGCGTCGGGCAGGGTGAGTGCGGATCAGGCGTGCTGCAACTGGTCGACTCCACCACCGGAATGCCGCAGATCACGGGGCGCTACCTGAGCCAGAGCCAGGGCCGGGATGCGCTGGGCGAAGATGTGGCAGCGCTGTTTCTTGAAAAAGACCCGCGAGGACCGTCGCTTGAAGAAGTCGCACCCAAGGCCTTTGCCGAGTTGAAAGAACAAGCCGCGCTGATGCGCGAAAAACTGCGCGAAGAAATGCAGGTCGAGTTCGTCATTCAAAACGGCAAAGTGCATATTCTGGATGGCGTCCGGGTTCAGAGAACGTCGCGCGCAGCGATGCGGATCGCCGTTCGTCTGGCTGAAGACGGGATCATACCGCCGCAAGAGGCGGTGATGCGTGTGGACCCCCATGCGTTGAATGAACTATTGCACCGGCAGGTCCATCCGGAAGCGCGGCGTGATGTGCTGACGACGGCCATCGGCGCCAGCCCGGGCGCCTCAACCGGAAAGATCGTGTTTACATCCGCAGAAGCGCAGGCCAGTGCCGCGCGCGGAGAGGCATGCGTTTTGGTCCGCCGCGAAACCTCGCCCGAGGATGTGCGCGGGATGCATGCCGCCGTAGCGGTTCTGACGGAAAAGGGCGGCATGACTAGCCACGCTGCCGTGATTGGTCGTGGACTTGGCCTGCCCTGTATCGTTGGTGCCTCAGACATGCGGTTCCAGACCAAAAAGAAGATGCTGACCGCACCCGATGGTCGTGTTTTCAAAACCGGCGATGTTCTGACCATCGATGGCAGTTCCGGTCAGGTGCTGGCAGGGCAGCCAGCCATGCTTGAGGCCGCGTTGGATGATTGTTTTCAGACATTGATGGCCTGGGCCGATGCCGAGCGTGATATTGACATCCGCGCCAATGCCGACACGCCGGCCGATGCGCAGACGGCGCGCAATTTTCAGGCTCAGGGGATCGGCCTGTGCCGGACGGAACATATGTTCTTTGAACCCGGTCGCCTGATCGTGATGCGCGAGATGATTTTTGCGCAAACGTCTTCGGGCAGGGCGGCCGTGCTGGAACGTTTGCTTCCGATGCAACGCGAAGACTTTGTTCAACTGTTCAGAATCATGGAAGGGCAGCCTGTCTGCATTCGCCTGTTCGACCCGCCTTTGCACGAGTTCCTGCCCACCACGCGCAGCGGTCAACGGGAATTGGCCGAGGCTCTGGATTTGCCGGTTTCCGATGTCGAACGCCGGGTCAATGCGATGACTGAATACAACCCGATGCTGGGTTTGCGCGGCGTTCGTCTGGGCGTAACGGTGCCGGAAATTTATGACATGCAAGCGCGCGCGATCTTTGAAGCCACGCTTGATGCCAGAAAGAACGGCGCCCCGGTCGTGCCCGAAGTGATGATCCCGCTGGTCTCTGCGAAACGAGAGGTCGAACTGGTCAAGTCCCGCATCGATTCGGTGGCGGCCGCGGTCGCGTCAGAACGAGGGCAGGAATTTGAATATCGGCTTGGTGTGATGGTTGAAACCCCGCGTGCCTGTCTGCGCGCGGAAGAGATCGCCCCGCAGACCGCGTTCATGAGTTTCGGTACCAATGACCTGACGCAGATGACCTATGGTCTGTCCCGCGACGATGCCGGCCGGTTCATGTCCGCCTATGTTCGCCAGGGTGTCTTCGGCGAAGATCCGTTTCACGTTCTTGATCCGGATGGGGTCGGGGAATTGCTGAAGCTGGGAGCCGAGCGGGGACGAGCCGCGAAACCGGATGTAACCCTTTCGGTTTGCGGAGAGCACGGCGGAAACCCCGAATCAATCGCCATTTGCAGGGATCTGGGGTTCGACTATGTTTCGTGTTCGCCGTTCCGGGTTCCTGTCGCTCGGCTGGCTGCCGCTCAACTGGCGATTTCCTCCAGACTTGGGGGTTGA
- a CDS encoding DUF6446 family protein gives MTGKLLAIVLLLSALVAGAGMYYLQIYGFYYEVEPQPGQDVVLMTDQSDAPVPIPYSDFQAIDADSSPIRYRGCFETDLKPDQMAGFIAVENPEPLTAPGWFDCYDAVSLGDALKSGQAQAFLSEKNIHFGVDRIVAITRDGKGYVWHALNNCGEKAYDGTVVGEECPKRPEN, from the coding sequence ATGACGGGAAAACTGCTGGCAATTGTTCTGTTGTTGTCGGCCTTGGTGGCCGGGGCCGGAATGTATTATTTGCAGATTTACGGTTTCTACTACGAGGTCGAACCGCAACCCGGCCAGGACGTGGTCCTGATGACGGACCAAAGCGATGCGCCTGTCCCGATCCCCTATTCAGACTTTCAGGCGATCGATGCGGACAGTTCTCCGATCCGCTACCGCGGCTGTTTTGAAACGGATCTGAAACCGGATCAGATGGCCGGGTTCATTGCTGTCGAAAACCCCGAACCCTTGACCGCGCCGGGCTGGTTTGACTGTTACGATGCCGTGTCGCTGGGCGATGCGCTGAAATCGGGGCAGGCGCAGGCGTTTTTGAGCGAAAAGAACATCCATTTTGGCGTTGACCGGATCGTGGCGATTACCAGGGATGGCAAGGGATATGTCTGGCACGCGTTGAACAACTGCGGTGAAAAAGCCTATGACGGTACGGTGGTGGGTGAGGAGTGCCCGAAACGCCCTGAAAACTGA
- the glyS gene encoding glycine--tRNA ligase subunit beta: MPDLLIELFSEEIPARMQTRAGEDLKKRITDGLVEAGLTYSNAAALTTPRRLTLAVEGLLAQSPTIREERKGPKVGAPDKAIEGFLRGAGLTRDQLEERETPKGAVYFATIEKPGRPAAEIIAEVLEATIRNFPWPKSMRWGSGSLRWVRPLHSILCILSDESGAQVVPMQVDGIRSGDTTAGHRFMAPNRFSVTSFEDYAAKLKRAFVLLSQDERAEHIWNDAQNMAFAAGLEIVEDKGLLAEVAGLVEWPVVLMGKIDEEFLELPPEVLQTSMKEHQKFFSVKNPKTGRIERFITVANRETTDNGATILAGNQKVLSARLADAKFFWENDLRIAKADITQWTRALENVTFHNKLGTQAERIDRIAALARELAPVTGADADQAEKAARLAKADLSSEMVYEFPELQGLMGRYYIKAAGEDAAVAAVAQEHYSPLGPSDDVPTAPLSVTVALADKLDTLTGFWAIDEKPTGSKDPFALRRAALGVVRLVLDNNLRVGLTSRTIERHLLATLIAVKGSEVRAKGDAIGQSGIAEYLSNDQLKELAYAVVDSDGAATEEQLLARLDKDKLNLLSFFHDRLKVFLRDEGIRHDIIDACIAMEGNDDLNLLVKRARALNAVIATEDGENLVQGFKRANNILTQAEEKDGVEYSYGADVKFAETDSEKALFAALNGAQTQIDVALKSEDFPTAMAAMAALRGPVDAFFEDVQVNTDNDVIRRNRLNLLSQIRQVCSSVADLSRIEG, encoded by the coding sequence ATGCCCGACCTGCTGATCGAACTGTTTTCCGAAGAAATTCCTGCGCGGATGCAAACCCGTGCCGGTGAGGATCTGAAAAAGCGGATTACCGATGGTCTGGTCGAGGCCGGTTTGACCTATTCAAACGCGGCCGCACTGACCACACCGCGCCGCCTGACACTGGCGGTGGAAGGTCTGCTGGCGCAAAGCCCGACAATCCGGGAAGAGCGCAAAGGGCCCAAGGTTGGCGCGCCGGACAAGGCGATCGAAGGGTTCCTGCGGGGCGCGGGCCTGACCCGCGACCAACTGGAAGAGCGTGAGACACCCAAGGGCGCTGTCTATTTCGCCACCATAGAGAAACCGGGCCGCCCGGCCGCCGAGATCATTGCCGAAGTGCTGGAAGCCACCATTCGCAATTTCCCATGGCCCAAATCCATGCGTTGGGGCAGTGGCAGTCTGCGGTGGGTGCGTCCGTTGCATTCCATTCTGTGCATCTTGTCGGATGAATCAGGGGCGCAGGTTGTTCCGATGCAGGTCGATGGCATTCGTTCCGGTGACACCACGGCCGGTCATCGTTTCATGGCCCCCAACCGGTTCTCGGTTACGTCTTTCGAGGACTATGCTGCCAAGCTGAAACGCGCATTCGTTTTGCTGTCACAGGATGAACGTGCCGAACACATCTGGAATGATGCGCAGAACATGGCTTTTGCCGCCGGTCTGGAAATCGTCGAAGACAAGGGACTGTTGGCCGAGGTTGCCGGGCTGGTGGAATGGCCTGTGGTGTTGATGGGGAAAATCGACGAGGAATTCCTCGAATTGCCGCCCGAAGTGTTGCAGACCTCGATGAAAGAACATCAGAAGTTCTTTTCGGTGAAGAACCCCAAGACCGGTCGGATCGAGCGTTTCATCACCGTCGCCAATCGCGAAACCACCGACAACGGCGCGACCATTCTGGCCGGCAACCAAAAGGTGCTGTCGGCGCGTCTGGCCGATGCCAAGTTCTTTTGGGAAAACGACTTGCGCATTGCCAAAGCGGACATCACCCAATGGACCCGCGCGCTGGAGAACGTGACCTTCCACAACAAGCTGGGCACGCAGGCCGAGCGTATTGATCGCATCGCTGCTCTGGCCCGTGAACTGGCCCCGGTGACAGGCGCGGATGCCGATCAGGCCGAAAAGGCTGCGCGTCTGGCCAAAGCCGATCTGAGTTCCGAGATGGTCTATGAATTCCCGGAACTTCAGGGGCTTATGGGGCGCTACTATATCAAAGCCGCAGGCGAAGACGCCGCCGTGGCCGCCGTAGCGCAGGAACATTATTCGCCTCTTGGCCCCTCGGATGACGTGCCGACCGCGCCACTGTCTGTAACCGTGGCTCTGGCCGACAAGCTGGACACGTTGACCGGATTCTGGGCGATTGATGAGAAGCCGACTGGATCGAAAGACCCGTTTGCGCTGCGCCGAGCGGCATTGGGGGTCGTAAGGCTAGTGTTGGACAACAATTTGAGAGTTGGCCTAACCTCTCGAACGATTGAGCGTCATTTGCTCGCTACTCTTATCGCGGTCAAAGGCAGTGAAGTACGTGCGAAAGGCGATGCTATTGGCCAAAGTGGGATAGCAGAATATCTGTCTAACGATCAGCTGAAGGAACTGGCTTACGCTGTCGTGGACAGCGATGGGGCGGCAACTGAAGAACAGCTTTTGGCACGACTGGACAAGGACAAGCTAAACCTCCTCTCCTTCTTCCACGACCGCCTCAAGGTCTTCCTCCGCGACGAGGGCATCCGCCACGACATCATCGATGCCTGCATCGCGATGGAGGGGAATGACGACCTCAACCTGCTGGTCAAACGTGCCCGCGCGCTGAATGCCGTGATCGCGACCGAGGATGGGGAAAATCTGGTGCAGGGGTTCAAACGGGCCAACAACATCCTGACCCAGGCCGAGGAAAAGGACGGCGTGGAATACTCCTATGGCGCGGATGTGAAATTCGCCGAGACCGACAGCGAGAAGGCGCTTTTCGCGGCTTTGAATGGAGCGCAGACGCAGATCGACGTTGCCCTGAAATCCGAAGACTTCCCAACTGCAATGGCGGCCATGGCCGCGCTGCGCGGGCCGGTGGATGCGTTCTTTGAGGACGTACAGGTCAACACCGACAATGACGTGATTCGTCGTAACCGGTTGAACCTGCTCAGTCAGATCAGGCAGGTTTGTTCCAGCGTGGCCGATCTGTCGCGGATCGAAGGTTGA
- a CDS encoding glycine--tRNA ligase subunit alpha yields the protein MTEPTSAPRSFQEIILRLQTYWASKGCAILQPYDMEVGAGTFHPATTLRALGSKAWAAAYVQPSRRPTDGRYGENPNRLQHYYQYQVLIKPSPPDLQELYLGSLEAIGIDMDLHDIRFVEDDWESPTLGAWGLGWEVWCDGMEVSQFTYFQQVGGHDCAPVSGELTYGLERLAMYVLGIDHVMDMPFNDPQSPSPLTYGDIFKQTEEEYARWNFDVANTEVLLRHFEEAEAECAAILSQEHVDPKTGKRIIMAHPAYDQCIKASHIFNLLDARGVISVTERQAYIGRVRALAKQCADAFVQTEAAGFQA from the coding sequence ATGACCGAACCGACCAGCGCACCGCGTTCATTTCAGGAGATCATCCTGCGGCTTCAGACCTATTGGGCGTCTAAAGGCTGTGCCATTCTACAGCCCTATGACATGGAAGTCGGGGCCGGAACGTTCCATCCCGCGACCACCCTGCGCGCGCTTGGCTCGAAAGCCTGGGCTGCGGCTTACGTTCAACCGTCACGCCGCCCGACGGATGGGCGTTATGGCGAGAACCCGAACCGGTTGCAGCACTACTATCAGTACCAGGTGCTGATCAAACCCAGCCCACCGGATTTGCAGGAGCTGTATCTGGGAAGCCTCGAGGCGATTGGCATCGACATGGACCTGCACGACATCCGTTTTGTCGAAGATGACTGGGAAAGCCCGACGCTCGGCGCGTGGGGTCTGGGTTGGGAAGTCTGGTGTGACGGAATGGAAGTCAGCCAGTTCACCTATTTCCAACAGGTTGGCGGCCATGACTGCGCGCCGGTATCAGGCGAACTGACCTATGGGCTTGAGCGTCTGGCCATGTATGTGCTGGGCATCGATCACGTGATGGACATGCCGTTCAATGACCCCCAGTCGCCCAGTCCTTTGACTTACGGCGATATCTTCAAGCAGACCGAAGAGGAGTACGCCCGCTGGAACTTTGACGTGGCAAACACCGAGGTTCTGCTGCGCCACTTCGAAGAGGCCGAGGCCGAGTGCGCCGCCATTCTGAGCCAAGAGCATGTGGACCCGAAGACGGGCAAGCGCATCATCATGGCGCACCCGGCCTATGATCAATGCATCAAGGCCAGTCACATCTTCAACCTGCTGGACGCGCGCGGCGTGATCTCGGTGACCGAACGGCAGGCCTATATCGGGCGCGTCCGGGCGTTGGCCAAACAATGTGCGGATGCGTTCGTGCAGACCGAGGCCGCCGGGTTTCAGGCCTGA
- the gltS gene encoding sodium/glutamate symporter has protein sequence MADAVLIPDFITATLGFAVYLLGARINGKVAVLRQFNIPEPVTGGLLASLVVLLLYLAANVELSFELQTRDALLVLFFAGIGLNARLSDLIAGGKPLLILLILTLVTIVAQNVIGAAGAFLFGYPAQAGVLFGSAALIGGHGTAIAWAPEVASATGLDGATELGVAVATLGLVLAALVGGPIARLLVETRGLSPDRPDEEHTVGLPEETTAATEIDHVTIMRVLLHLNLAIILGYALGEAISAAGLKLPLFVPCLIMGIVISNVRAAIAPSAPPVARTPSLALLSEFALGAFLAMSLMSLQLWTIAELGVAIAVIMTAQTVFTVAFVIWVLFPLMGSNYRGAVLAAGFGGFALGATPTAIANMTAVTKRYGPSPIAFIVLPLVSAFFVDIANAIVIQTIVNF, from the coding sequence ATGGCTGACGCCGTTTTGATCCCGGACTTCATTACTGCAACTCTGGGGTTTGCGGTGTATTTGTTGGGTGCCCGGATCAACGGCAAAGTCGCAGTTCTGAGGCAGTTCAATATTCCTGAACCGGTCACGGGCGGCCTTTTGGCCTCGCTCGTGGTCTTGCTTCTGTATCTCGCTGCCAATGTCGAGCTGTCATTCGAGTTGCAGACCCGGGACGCTCTGCTGGTTCTGTTCTTTGCCGGGATCGGGCTGAACGCGCGGCTTTCCGACTTGATTGCCGGTGGTAAGCCTTTGTTGATCCTGCTGATTTTGACGCTTGTCACGATTGTTGCGCAGAACGTTATCGGCGCGGCAGGGGCTTTCTTGTTTGGCTATCCGGCGCAAGCAGGCGTTCTGTTCGGTTCGGCCGCGTTGATTGGTGGACACGGAACCGCAATCGCATGGGCACCCGAAGTTGCCAGCGCAACGGGTCTGGACGGTGCAACCGAACTTGGCGTTGCCGTGGCGACGCTCGGACTGGTGCTTGCAGCGCTGGTGGGTGGCCCCATCGCCCGTCTTCTGGTGGAAACACGAGGCCTGTCGCCGGACCGACCTGACGAAGAACATACGGTCGGACTGCCGGAAGAAACGACCGCAGCCACCGAAATTGACCATGTGACCATCATGCGCGTGCTGCTGCATCTGAACCTTGCGATTATTCTGGGCTATGCGCTGGGCGAGGCGATTTCGGCAGCGGGGCTGAAACTGCCGCTGTTCGTGCCCTGTCTGATCATGGGCATCGTGATCTCGAATGTCCGTGCGGCCATCGCTCCGTCCGCGCCGCCGGTTGCACGGACACCGTCGCTGGCATTGCTGTCTGAATTTGCGCTTGGGGCCTTTCTGGCAATGTCCCTGATGAGCTTGCAGTTGTGGACCATCGCGGAACTGGGTGTGGCAATTGCCGTGATCATGACGGCGCAAACGGTGTTTACGGTTGCCTTTGTGATTTGGGTATTGTTTCCCCTGATGGGCTCGAATTACCGCGGAGCGGTGCTGGCAGCGGGCTTCGGAGGCTTTGCCCTGGGCGCCACACCCACGGCGATTGCAAATATGACGGCTGTAACCAAGCGATATGGGCCGTCGCCTATTGCCTTTATCGTGCTGCCCCTTGTATCCGCCTTCTTTGTGGATATCGCCAATGCCATCGTCATTCAGACGATTGTGAACTTCTAA
- a CDS encoding multicopper oxidase family protein: protein MLFTRRHILKTAAAVAILPVAAEAGYPPLKARLSRQRVAPDGFPDTTVWSYGDTVPGTIIKVDQGARVQRKLVNDLPQPTSVHWHGIRIDNAMDGVPGLTQDVVEPGGTFDYDFVVPDAGTYWYHAHNQSMEQVARGLYGPLIVAEATAPDVDQDLVLMLDDWRLNPETAQITDDFDNGHDLSHAGRIGNILTVNGSFDPAFAVRRNERLRLRLVNASNARIFDLDLDGLSGWIVALDGMPVETPLRLSGSFPLAPAQRADLIVDVVTEGETASLVSVERDGSFGLARFEVGGNAAGAHRHGVSALPSNPLPEIGNLQNSRTHRMVLQGGAMRWLESARLGDTELSGRELAQLGKFWALNGYAERPEDPFLDATVGSLHRIEFVNETAFPHAMHLHGHHFRLIMDDGSLGPWRDTVLVGRGQARQIALIADNPGDWLLHCHMLGHAASGMMSWFRVS, encoded by the coding sequence ATGCTTTTCACCCGACGACACATTCTGAAAACAGCCGCCGCAGTCGCCATTTTGCCGGTCGCGGCCGAGGCTGGTTATCCGCCGCTCAAGGCGCGTCTGAGCCGACAGCGCGTTGCGCCCGATGGGTTTCCTGACACGACGGTCTGGAGTTACGGTGACACAGTCCCCGGTACGATCATAAAGGTCGATCAGGGCGCACGCGTTCAGCGCAAGCTGGTGAATGACCTTCCCCAACCCACATCGGTGCATTGGCACGGAATACGCATCGATAACGCCATGGATGGTGTGCCCGGCCTGACGCAGGATGTTGTCGAACCGGGCGGCACTTTTGACTATGATTTCGTTGTCCCGGATGCGGGCACCTATTGGTACCACGCGCACAACCAGTCGATGGAACAAGTTGCCCGCGGGCTTTACGGGCCGCTGATCGTTGCAGAGGCCACGGCACCGGATGTCGATCAGGATCTGGTGCTGATGTTGGATGATTGGCGGTTGAACCCTGAGACCGCGCAGATAACGGATGATTTCGACAATGGCCATGATCTGAGCCATGCAGGTCGGATTGGGAACATCCTGACCGTCAACGGATCATTCGATCCCGCGTTTGCGGTACGCAGAAACGAGCGACTGCGACTTCGATTGGTCAACGCGTCCAATGCCCGGATATTTGATCTGGATCTTGATGGTCTTTCGGGGTGGATCGTCGCCTTGGATGGAATGCCCGTGGAAACACCGCTGCGGCTGTCGGGCTCTTTCCCGCTAGCACCTGCGCAGCGTGCGGATCTGATTGTGGATGTCGTCACCGAGGGCGAAACGGCAAGCCTGGTCAGCGTCGAAAGAGATGGTTCCTTTGGGCTGGCACGGTTCGAGGTTGGTGGAAACGCTGCCGGGGCGCACAGGCACGGCGTGTCAGCATTGCCGTCTAACCCTTTGCCTGAGATCGGAAATCTTCAAAATTCCAGAACGCACCGGATGGTTCTGCAAGGTGGCGCAATGCGCTGGCTGGAAAGCGCCCGGCTGGGTGATACGGAACTGTCGGGCCGCGAGCTGGCGCAATTGGGCAAATTCTGGGCGCTGAACGGTTACGCCGAGCGCCCCGAAGATCCGTTTCTGGATGCGACCGTCGGCAGTTTGCACAGGATCGAGTTCGTGAATGAAACCGCATTTCCGCACGCAATGCATCTGCACGGGCATCACTTCCGGCTGATCATGGACGATGGATCTCTGGGCCCCTGGCGTGATACCGTTCTGGTCGGGCGGGGACAGGCGCGCCAAATCGCATTGATCGCGGACAATCCCGGGGATTGGTTGCTGCATTGTCATATGCTTGGGCACGCTGCTTCCGGGATGATGAGCTGGTTTCGGGTCTCGTGA